A section of the Streptomyces sp. NBC_01408 genome encodes:
- a CDS encoding non-ribosomal peptide synthetase has translation MPSTAPTAAAVLDGGPAISPAPRVLDRFDAQVAAGAERIALVHGEQRMTYGQLALAVALRADELAERGAGPGRLVAVSRPRGTDAVVGLLAALRTGAAYLPLDPAAPPARNASILADCAGTADVPGEGESVLPGGGVPGDAAYVIYTSGSTGTPNGVVVGHGALAHFVAGAAERYGINAEDRVLQFAPLHFDASVEEIFLALGSGARLVLRDEEMLDVPGLLAGCVEHGITVLDLPTAYWHELAHALAAGIATLPPTLRTVVIGGEAALPERVAQWCRAVDGERVRLLNTYGPTEATVVATVADLSRYGGGPVPIGEPLPGVRAAVVDGELWLLGGGLAQGYLGRPELTGRRFASLGGERAYRTGDLVTVRPDGQLGFQGRADDEVKINGHRVDPASVESVLTSHPGVREAAVVPRESPDGGKRLVAFVVAEDGVSAGELSALLRAELPAAAVPGTLTLLAGPLPRTSSGKIDRKSLRAADGVSGRDAHAVFAGPVLPAEDRVPLSFAQRRLWFLAGLEGPSATYNLPVVVRLDEVPDTAALEGALADLVERHEVLRTVYPAVDSEPYQHVLAAPPVPLAVRECAPQEVAGLVAAFTGAAFDLSTQLPVRARLFLPGDGSATLALLTHHIATDGWSVTPLLRDLGEAYAARLAGGAPGWEPLPVQYADYTLWQQELLADPADLLGHWRTALDGMPTVLDLPADRPRPAEPTGEGATLVARLDADAHRRLGALGAERGASLLMVLQPALALALAAVGAGSDVAIGTPVAGRGDEALDALVGFFVNTLVLRTDVSGDVPYAELVDRARDADLAAYAHQEFPFDLLVEHLAPERALAVNPFFQVMLTAQEQGEPSFSLGGGALTGRFTEPGLEAAKFDLSVSCVELPGGGLEVWWQYAVDLFDADTARLLLDLFVRALERAAAEPYAPRGELPLLTEEEGREVARLRAGLATARAEQQQARQAATAGHSPAQEVLEALCRLFAEVIGLDRVEPHENFFSVGGHSMTGVRLVNRIRAVLGVEARIRDLFLAPTPAELALRLVRDSAAAGRPPLVRVPREARPERIPLSYAQRRLWFVDQLEGPSRSYTIPFALRLERPLDPDVLAEALADVAGRHEVLRTVYPAVDGQPYQRVVEAARPVLERVTAAPDGLEAAVDAAAGHVFDLAGELPLRASLIDTADEGGGPVQVLVLLVHHIAADGWSTGPLIRDLAAAYEARLAGSAPGLQPLPVQYTDYTLWEREVLDGEAVAAHIAYWKDTLADAPPALELTGARTRPAEASHRGEATPLELDAATHARLEALALEHGATLFMVVQAAFAAALTRHGAGTDLPLGTVVAGRDDEALDDLVGFFVNTLVLRCDTSGDPLFTELLGRVRDAGLAAYAHQDLPFDLVVEQLNPVRSTAHHPLVQAVVQVEPAESPVPAGGALDGTPLGSASGFTKFDLTVSLRERRGADGTPGGLAGVLEYATDLYDGATAATLAGHLARILRAVAEDPQQRIGDLPLLSPEEEHRLVTRYNDTAVPRAACGLVHERFAAQARRTPHRTALSYGEESLSYAALDARANALAHRLIEAGVGRGGAVGLLLDRSPHLVVAALAVLKCGAAYVPLDPRLPDARVAVVMEDVGARVLLTQEAHAGSAPVRRQLDAGARVLSVDTPVGGRPGGDPGVAVGEDDLMYVMFTSGSTGRPKGVGVTHRNVVELVTDRCWDLANHRRMLVHSAIGFDASTYELWVPLLNGGQLVIAPGDGTDVAELDHTIRTYDVTAAYFTMGLFHIMADEGLDTLKLLDEVWTGGDVASPSALQRVLDHCPDTVLVHSYGPTETTFASHQQRFPLDRRVLQGVHLGAALDNTRVHVLDERLRPVPVGVAGEMYIAGTQVARGYISRPGLTAERFVADPFGADGGRMYRTGDLVHWTPAGELRFIGRADGQIKLRGFRIEPGEIEETLARHPGVGQVAVMVFEDGPGGKRLVAYAVPRAGHTLDEAALLRWAADELPEHMVPSALVLLDGIPLTVNGKPDRAALPAPAPAVRTAGRPARTPREEVLCGLFAEVLGVEGVGIDDNFFALGGHSLLGVRLVSRMRTVLGLDRGVRDLFRTPTVAGLLGDEPSGFDPMGVVLPLNTRGARQPLFCIHPGTGVGWPYAGLAQHLGPDQPLYAIQARALSELGHSPETVEEMVADYLPLIREVQPHGPYRFLGWSFGGTVAHALAVRLAELGERTDLLAMMDVHLLPTEPQRRRMTPAQKRDMLVGDASEAPEDAPFDVDALIGLVRLKDPVLGAFSDEEIRSVIGASINHAEIMNLYAPRPVATDLVFLAAIEDGETENTLAQHWIPYVEGRVENHVIGVPHTRMGEPEPLALIGRILSEKLRSLS, from the coding sequence ATGCCCTCGACCGCCCCCACCGCCGCCGCCGTCCTGGACGGCGGCCCGGCGATCAGCCCGGCGCCGCGCGTGCTCGACCGGTTCGACGCCCAGGTCGCCGCGGGCGCGGAGCGGATCGCGCTGGTGCACGGCGAGCAGCGGATGACGTACGGGCAGCTCGCCCTCGCGGTGGCCCTGCGCGCCGACGAACTGGCGGAGCGGGGGGCCGGGCCGGGGCGGCTCGTCGCCGTGAGCAGGCCGCGCGGGACCGATGCCGTCGTGGGGCTGCTCGCCGCCCTGCGGACCGGGGCCGCCTACCTGCCGCTGGACCCCGCGGCGCCGCCCGCCCGCAACGCCTCGATCCTCGCCGACTGCGCCGGGACGGCGGACGTCCCCGGCGAGGGGGAGTCCGTGCTCCCCGGCGGCGGGGTACCCGGGGACGCCGCCTACGTCATCTACACCTCCGGCTCCACCGGCACCCCGAACGGGGTGGTCGTCGGACACGGGGCCCTGGCCCACTTCGTCGCCGGTGCGGCCGAGAGGTACGGGATCAACGCCGAGGACCGGGTGCTCCAGTTCGCGCCGCTGCACTTCGACGCCAGCGTCGAGGAGATCTTCCTGGCCCTCGGCTCCGGCGCCCGGCTCGTGCTGCGCGACGAGGAGATGCTGGACGTACCGGGGCTGCTGGCCGGGTGCGTGGAGCACGGCATCACCGTGCTGGACCTGCCCACCGCCTACTGGCACGAGCTGGCGCACGCCCTCGCCGCCGGGATCGCCACCCTGCCGCCCACGCTCCGTACGGTGGTCATCGGCGGGGAGGCCGCGTTGCCCGAGCGGGTGGCGCAGTGGTGCCGGGCCGTGGACGGCGAGCGGGTGCGCCTGCTCAACACGTACGGGCCGACGGAGGCGACCGTCGTGGCCACGGTGGCCGACCTCTCCCGGTACGGGGGCGGGCCGGTGCCCATCGGCGAGCCCCTGCCGGGCGTCCGGGCCGCGGTGGTGGACGGTGAACTGTGGCTGCTGGGCGGGGGGTTGGCGCAAGGCTATCTGGGCCGGCCCGAGCTGACCGGGCGCCGTTTCGCCTCTCTGGGCGGGGAGCGCGCGTACCGCACCGGCGACCTGGTGACCGTACGGCCGGACGGGCAGCTCGGCTTCCAGGGGCGGGCCGACGACGAGGTGAAGATCAACGGGCACCGGGTGGACCCCGCTTCGGTGGAGTCGGTGCTGACCTCGCACCCGGGGGTCCGCGAGGCGGCCGTCGTACCGCGGGAGAGCCCGGACGGCGGCAAGCGCCTGGTGGCCTTCGTGGTCGCCGAGGACGGGGTGTCCGCCGGGGAACTCTCCGCGCTGCTGCGGGCGGAGCTGCCCGCAGCGGCCGTTCCGGGCACGCTGACGCTGCTGGCGGGCCCGCTGCCCCGGACCTCCTCGGGGAAGATCGACCGGAAGTCCCTGCGGGCTGCGGACGGCGTGAGCGGCCGCGACGCCCACGCCGTCTTCGCCGGGCCGGTGCTGCCCGCCGAGGACCGGGTGCCGCTGTCCTTCGCGCAGCGGCGGCTGTGGTTCCTGGCCGGGCTGGAGGGGCCGTCGGCCACCTACAACCTGCCGGTGGTGGTGCGGCTGGACGAGGTCCCCGACACGGCGGCCCTGGAGGGCGCGCTCGCCGATCTCGTGGAGCGGCACGAGGTCCTGCGGACCGTGTACCCGGCCGTGGACTCCGAGCCGTACCAGCACGTCCTGGCGGCGCCGCCCGTTCCGCTGGCGGTCCGGGAGTGCGCGCCGCAGGAAGTGGCGGGGCTGGTGGCCGCCTTCACCGGAGCCGCCTTCGACCTTTCCACCCAACTGCCGGTCCGGGCAAGGCTGTTCCTGCCGGGAGACGGCTCCGCCACCCTCGCCCTGCTGACCCACCACATCGCCACCGACGGCTGGTCCGTCACCCCTCTGCTGCGCGATCTCGGGGAGGCGTACGCGGCCCGGCTGGCGGGCGGTGCGCCCGGGTGGGAGCCGCTGCCGGTGCAGTACGCCGACTACACGCTGTGGCAACAGGAACTCCTCGCCGATCCGGCGGACCTGCTCGGCCACTGGCGGACCGCGCTCGACGGGATGCCGACCGTGCTCGACCTGCCGGCGGACCGGCCGCGGCCCGCGGAGCCGACCGGCGAGGGCGCGACCCTCGTAGCCCGGCTCGACGCGGACGCCCACCGCAGGCTCGGCGCCCTCGGCGCGGAGCGCGGTGCGAGCCTGCTGATGGTGCTCCAGCCTGCGCTGGCCCTGGCCCTGGCCGCCGTCGGCGCGGGCTCCGACGTGGCGATCGGCACCCCGGTCGCGGGGCGCGGGGACGAGGCCCTGGACGCCCTGGTCGGCTTCTTCGTCAACACCCTGGTCCTGCGCACCGATGTCTCCGGTGACGTGCCCTACGCGGAGCTGGTGGACCGGGCCCGGGACGCGGACCTCGCCGCCTACGCCCATCAGGAATTCCCCTTCGACCTGCTGGTGGAGCACCTGGCGCCCGAACGCGCCCTCGCCGTCAACCCGTTCTTCCAGGTGATGCTGACCGCGCAGGAGCAGGGCGAGCCGTCGTTCTCGCTGGGCGGCGGCGCGCTGACCGGCCGGTTCACGGAACCCGGCCTGGAGGCAGCCAAGTTCGACCTGAGCGTCTCCTGCGTGGAGCTCCCCGGCGGTGGTCTGGAGGTGTGGTGGCAGTACGCGGTTGACCTGTTCGACGCGGACACCGCACGGCTGCTGCTGGACCTGTTCGTCCGGGCCCTGGAGCGCGCCGCGGCCGAGCCGTACGCGCCCCGTGGTGAACTGCCCCTGCTCACCGAGGAGGAGGGCCGCGAGGTGGCTCGGCTGCGGGCCGGGCTCGCGACGGCCCGGGCGGAGCAGCAGCAGGCCCGGCAGGCCGCGACCGCCGGGCACTCCCCCGCCCAGGAGGTGCTGGAGGCGCTGTGCCGGCTGTTCGCGGAGGTGATCGGGCTCGACCGGGTGGAGCCGCACGAGAACTTCTTCTCGGTCGGCGGGCACTCGATGACGGGGGTGCGGCTCGTCAACCGGATCCGGGCCGTGCTCGGCGTCGAGGCGCGGATCCGGGACCTGTTCCTGGCCCCGACCCCCGCCGAACTGGCGCTGCGGCTGGTCCGGGACAGCGCCGCGGCCGGGCGGCCCCCGCTGGTCCGCGTACCGCGGGAGGCGCGGCCGGAGCGGATCCCGCTGTCGTACGCGCAGCGCAGGCTGTGGTTCGTGGACCAGTTGGAGGGGCCGAGCCGCTCCTACACCATCCCCTTCGCGCTGCGGCTGGAGCGGCCGTTGGACCCGGACGTGCTGGCCGAGGCCCTGGCGGACGTGGCCGGGCGGCACGAGGTGCTGCGGACGGTGTACCCGGCGGTGGACGGCCAGCCGTACCAGCGGGTCGTGGAGGCGGCGCGGCCGGTGCTGGAGCGGGTCACCGCGGCCCCGGACGGGCTGGAGGCGGCGGTCGACGCGGCCGCCGGGCACGTCTTCGACCTCGCGGGCGAACTGCCGCTGCGGGCCTCGCTGATCGACACCGCCGACGAGGGCGGCGGCCCGGTGCAGGTCCTGGTGCTGCTCGTGCACCACATCGCCGCCGACGGCTGGTCCACCGGACCGCTGATCCGCGATCTGGCGGCCGCCTACGAGGCCCGGCTGGCGGGATCGGCGCCCGGCCTGCAGCCGCTGCCGGTGCAGTACACCGACTACACCCTGTGGGAGCGCGAGGTCCTGGACGGGGAGGCGGTGGCCGCGCACATCGCCTACTGGAAGGACACCCTGGCGGACGCACCGCCCGCGCTGGAGCTGACCGGTGCCCGTACCCGGCCCGCCGAGGCCTCGCACCGCGGTGAGGCGACCCCGCTGGAACTGGACGCCGCCACGCACGCCCGTCTGGAGGCGCTGGCGCTGGAACACGGGGCCACCCTGTTCATGGTGGTCCAGGCCGCCTTCGCCGCCGCCCTCACCCGGCACGGCGCGGGCACCGACCTCCCGCTCGGCACGGTGGTCGCGGGCCGCGACGACGAGGCCCTCGACGACCTGGTCGGCTTCTTCGTCAACACCCTCGTGCTGCGCTGCGACACCTCCGGCGACCCGCTCTTCACCGAACTGCTCGGCCGGGTCCGGGACGCCGGCCTCGCCGCCTACGCCCACCAGGACCTGCCCTTCGACCTGGTCGTCGAGCAGCTGAACCCGGTGCGCTCCACCGCCCACCACCCCCTGGTCCAGGCGGTCGTCCAGGTCGAACCGGCCGAGTCGCCGGTCCCGGCGGGCGGGGCCCTGGACGGGACCCCGCTCGGGTCGGCTTCCGGGTTCACCAAGTTCGACCTGACGGTGTCCCTGCGCGAGAGGCGCGGTGCGGACGGGACCCCGGGCGGGCTGGCCGGCGTACTCGAATACGCGACGGACCTGTACGACGGGGCGACGGCGGCGACGCTCGCCGGTCATCTGGCCCGCATCCTGCGGGCGGTGGCCGAGGACCCGCAGCAGCGGATCGGTGATCTGCCGCTGCTCTCGCCCGAGGAGGAGCACCGGCTGGTCACCCGGTACAACGACACGGCGGTGCCGCGGGCCGCCTGCGGACTGGTGCACGAGCGGTTCGCGGCGCAGGCCCGCCGCACACCGCACCGGACCGCGCTGTCCTACGGGGAGGAGAGCCTCTCCTACGCCGCGCTGGACGCCCGCGCCAACGCCCTGGCGCACCGGCTGATCGAGGCCGGGGTGGGCCGCGGCGGTGCGGTGGGGCTGCTGCTGGACCGCAGCCCGCACCTGGTGGTCGCCGCGCTGGCGGTGCTCAAGTGCGGGGCGGCGTACGTACCGCTGGACCCGCGGCTGCCGGACGCCCGGGTGGCCGTGGTCATGGAGGACGTCGGCGCCCGGGTCCTGCTCACGCAGGAGGCGCACGCCGGCTCGGCGCCCGTGCGCCGCCAGCTCGACGCGGGGGCCCGGGTGCTGTCCGTCGACACCCCGGTGGGGGGCCGTCCGGGTGGCGACCCCGGCGTGGCCGTCGGCGAGGACGACCTGATGTACGTCATGTTCACCTCCGGCTCGACCGGCCGCCCCAAGGGCGTCGGCGTCACCCACCGCAACGTGGTGGAGCTCGTCACCGACCGCTGCTGGGACCTGGCCAACCACCGCCGGATGCTGGTCCATTCGGCGATCGGCTTCGATGCCTCCACGTACGAGCTGTGGGTGCCGCTGCTGAACGGCGGGCAGCTTGTCATCGCCCCCGGCGACGGCACGGACGTCGCCGAACTCGACCACACCATCCGCACCTACGACGTCACCGCCGCCTACTTCACCATGGGCCTGTTCCACATCATGGCGGACGAGGGCCTGGACACCCTCAAGCTCCTCGACGAGGTGTGGACCGGCGGCGACGTGGCCTCGCCGAGCGCCCTCCAGCGGGTCCTGGACCACTGCCCCGACACGGTACTCGTGCACTCGTACGGGCCCACCGAGACCACCTTCGCCTCGCACCAGCAGCGCTTCCCGCTCGACCGGCGCGTCCTCCAGGGCGTCCACCTGGGCGCGGCCCTCGACAACACGCGCGTCCACGTCCTGGACGAGCGGCTGCGCCCGGTCCCCGTCGGGGTCGCCGGCGAGATGTACATCGCCGGTACGCAGGTGGCCCGCGGCTACATCAGCCGGCCCGGGCTGACGGCGGAGCGGTTCGTCGCCGACCCGTTCGGCGCGGACGGCGGCCGGATGTACCGGACCGGCGACCTGGTGCACTGGACCCCGGCGGGTGAACTGCGGTTCATCGGGCGGGCTGACGGGCAGATCAAGCTCCGCGGCTTCCGGATCGAGCCCGGTGAGATCGAGGAGACCCTGGCCCGCCACCCGGGCGTGGGCCAGGTCGCCGTGATGGTCTTCGAGGACGGCCCGGGCGGCAAGCGGCTCGTGGCGTATGCCGTCCCGCGCGCCGGCCACACCCTCGACGAGGCCGCGCTGCTGCGGTGGGCGGCGGACGAACTCCCCGAGCACATGGTGCCCTCGGCCCTCGTCCTGCTCGACGGCATCCCGCTGACCGTCAACGGCAAGCCCGACCGGGCGGCGCTGCCCGCGCCCGCCCCGGCCGTACGGACCGCGGGGCGGCCGGCGCGCACGCCGCGCGAGGAGGTCCTGTGCGGCCTGTTCGCCGAGGTCCTGGGCGTGGAGGGGGTCGGCATCGACGACAACTTCTTCGCGCTGGGCGGGCATTCGCTGCTCGGGGTGCGTCTGGTGAGCCGGATGCGGACCGTCCTGGGGCTGGACCGCGGCGTCCGGGACCTGTTCCGCACCCCGACGGTGGCGGGGCTGCTGGGCGACGAGCCCAGCGGCTTCGACCCGATGGGGGTGGTGCTCCCCCTCAACACCCGGGGCGCGCGGCAGCCGTTGTTCTGCATCCACCCCGGCACCGGCGTGGGCTGGCCGTACGCCGGGCTCGCCCAGCACCTCGGGCCGGACCAGCCGCTGTACGCGATCCAGGCTCGGGCCCTGAGCGAGCTCGGCCACTCCCCGGAGACGGTCGAGGAGATGGTGGCGGACTACCTGCCGCTGATCCGCGAGGTCCAGCCGCACGGCCCGTACCGCTTCCTCGGCTGGTCCTTCGGCGGCACGGTCGCGCACGCCCTGGCCGTCCGGCTGGCCGAACTCGGGGAACGCACCGACCTGCTGGCCATGATGGACGTCCACCTGCTGCCGACGGAGCCGCAGCGGCGCCGGATGACCCCCGCGCAGAAGCGGGACATGCTGGTCGGGGACGCCTCCGAAGCGCCCGAGGACGCACCCTTCGACGTGGACGCGCTCATCGGGCTGGTCCGGCTGAAGGACCCGGTCCTCGGGGCCTTCTCGGACGAGGAGATCCGGTCCGTCATCGGCGCCTCCATCAACCACGCCGAAATCATGAACCTGTACGCCCCGCGCCCCGTCGCCACCGACCTGGTGTTCCTGGCGGCCATCGAGGACGGGGAGACGGAGAACACTCTCGCGCAGCACTGGATTCCGTATGTCGAGGGCCGCGTCGAGAACCATGTCATCGGGGTCCCGCACACCAGAATGGGCGAGCCGGAACCCCTCGCACTGATCGGCCGCATCCTTTCCGAGAAATTGAGGAGTCTGTCATGA
- a CDS encoding MbtH family protein — protein sequence MTNPFDDTEGTFHVVVNEEGQHALWPVFANVPAGWDVVWGAGSRADALAYVERNWTDIRPKSLVAQYA from the coding sequence ATGACCAATCCTTTCGACGACACCGAGGGCACCTTCCACGTCGTGGTGAACGAGGAGGGACAGCACGCCCTGTGGCCCGTGTTCGCCAATGTTCCCGCAGGCTGGGACGTGGTGTGGGGGGCCGGCAGCCGGGCGGACGCGCTGGCTTACGTGGAGCGGAACTGGACGGACATCCGCCCCAAGAGCCTGGTCGCCCAGTACGCATGA
- a CDS encoding cobalamin-dependent protein, which produces MRRRNVNILLTGTESDSHTWNLVYLQLLLEELGHRVHNLGPCVTDELLTAACAADGPGLVVISSVNGHGYRDGLNAVRALRREGFTGSVVIGGKLGVAGVADPGQRGRLLDAGCDAVFDDGDVNAFRNYLSSLSGHGHGVGPSAEARGEARTGARTGADAQAVA; this is translated from the coding sequence ATGCGACGACGGAATGTGAACATCCTGCTCACCGGCACGGAATCGGATTCCCACACCTGGAATCTCGTCTACCTGCAGCTGCTGCTGGAGGAGCTCGGGCACCGGGTCCACAACCTGGGCCCCTGTGTGACGGACGAGCTGCTGACCGCCGCCTGCGCGGCGGACGGGCCCGGTCTCGTGGTCATCAGCAGTGTCAACGGGCACGGCTACCGGGACGGACTGAACGCGGTCCGCGCCCTGCGCCGGGAGGGCTTCACCGGTTCCGTCGTCATCGGCGGCAAGCTGGGCGTCGCGGGCGTGGCCGACCCGGGGCAGCGCGGCCGCCTCCTCGACGCCGGCTGCGACGCCGTCTTCGACGACGGCGACGTGAACGCCTTCAGGAACTACCTGAGTTCGCTCTCCGGCCACGGCCACGGCGTCGGCCCGTCTGCGGAGGCGCGTGGCGAGGCGCGGACCGGGGCGCGGACCGGGGCCGACGCGCAGGCCGTGGCATGA
- a CDS encoding methylaspartate mutase has protein sequence MTATTLRVAPAAAAAQEGAAAPSFGGFVARAAAAGQLVVQPRMGFSDPRRMREGLERTKSAVATTVGTLTIDSYTRVGALGAARDALDEGTALNGYPIATHPAARTRRLLDGVLDAGFPVQVRHGSSRPEAIVRALTTAGLDATEGGPVSYCLPYGRTPLTESVDNWARCCELLAALAPPPRVPHLESFGGCMLGQLCPPGLLIALSLLEGMFFAQHGIRSVSLSYAQQTDPAQDTEAVRALRRLAGEFLPAAVDRHVVLYTYMGVFPYTARGATRLLEASARLAVGAGAQRLIVKTAAEAHRIPTVLENVRALETAAATAALAERLPEPPDPADSEVYREARAFVEAVLDLGDDLGRALRTAFARGVLDVPYCLHPDNAGRSRSFVDAGGRLRWSEVGAMPVAAYGAPDGRRAMTSDGLLEALHGLARRYDQER, from the coding sequence ATGACCGCCACGACGCTCCGCGTCGCACCGGCCGCCGCCGCGGCGCAGGAGGGGGCGGCCGCCCCCTCGTTCGGCGGTTTCGTCGCCCGTGCGGCGGCAGCCGGGCAGCTCGTCGTCCAGCCCCGCATGGGCTTCAGCGACCCGCGCCGGATGCGGGAGGGGCTGGAGCGCACCAAGTCCGCCGTCGCCACCACCGTCGGCACCCTCACCATCGACAGCTACACACGGGTCGGCGCCCTCGGCGCCGCCCGAGACGCCCTCGACGAGGGCACCGCGCTCAACGGCTACCCGATCGCCACCCACCCCGCCGCCCGCACCCGGCGCCTGCTCGACGGGGTCCTGGACGCCGGTTTCCCCGTCCAGGTCCGGCACGGCTCCTCCCGCCCCGAGGCCATCGTCCGGGCGCTCACCACCGCAGGGCTGGACGCCACCGAGGGGGGACCGGTCTCGTACTGCCTCCCCTACGGCCGCACCCCGCTCACCGAGTCCGTCGACAACTGGGCCCGCTGCTGCGAGCTGCTGGCCGCGCTGGCCCCGCCGCCCCGGGTACCGCACCTGGAGAGCTTCGGGGGCTGCATGCTCGGCCAGCTCTGCCCGCCCGGGCTGCTGATCGCGCTCAGCCTGCTGGAGGGGATGTTCTTCGCGCAGCACGGCATCCGCAGCGTCTCGCTCAGCTACGCCCAGCAGACCGACCCGGCGCAGGACACCGAGGCGGTACGGGCGCTGCGCCGGCTGGCCGGGGAGTTCCTGCCCGCCGCCGTGGACCGGCACGTCGTCCTCTACACGTACATGGGGGTCTTCCCTTACACCGCGCGCGGGGCGACCCGGCTGCTGGAGGCCTCGGCGCGGCTGGCGGTGGGCGCCGGGGCGCAGCGGCTGATCGTGAAGACGGCCGCGGAGGCGCACCGCATCCCGACCGTACTGGAGAACGTACGGGCCCTGGAGACGGCGGCGGCCACCGCCGCGCTGGCCGAGCGGCTCCCCGAACCGCCGGACCCGGCCGACAGCGAGGTGTACCGGGAGGCCCGGGCCTTCGTGGAGGCCGTACTGGACCTCGGGGACGACCTCGGGCGGGCGCTGCGCACCGCCTTCGCGCGGGGCGTGCTGGACGTCCCGTACTGCCTGCACCCGGACAACGCGGGCCGCTCCCGCAGCTTCGTGGATGCGGGCGGACGGCTGCGCTGGTCGGAGGTCGGCGCGATGCCCGTAGCGGCGTACGGCGCGCCGGACGGGCGGCGCGCCATGACCTCGGACGGCCTGCTGGAGGCCCTGCACGGGCTGGCCCGGCGCTACGACCAAGAACGTTGA
- a CDS encoding asparagine synthetase A, with amino-acid sequence MEMQTPPPLGSHLRSPQLRSAMLVQQEVLYGAREFLRGKGFVELLPPLVGPVTDPGGRGAKALDVDYYGQPYKLMTSAILYKQASLKGFPRLFYIAPNVRVEPPETASTGRHLVEFHQIDVELAGGTRQDAQEIAAGLLTHVVEHVWTAVPEVLRELGRDEMDFAELRSGKFDACTHGEAVARLLGGGHPQSPDAEIDWAGEEVLSLESDRPFFINDYPKGSRGFYDREDPERPGVLRNFDLIAHGGYGELVSGSERESDYATIVTRMRESGENPAKYAWYLDLAREGIEASAGFGMGLQRLVRFLTGLDALWQVSAYPKLPGVIAP; translated from the coding sequence ATGGAGATGCAGACCCCTCCCCCTCTGGGCTCGCACCTGCGCTCGCCGCAGCTGCGGTCCGCGATGCTGGTGCAGCAGGAAGTCCTTTACGGCGCACGGGAGTTCCTGCGGGGCAAGGGTTTCGTGGAACTGCTGCCACCACTGGTCGGGCCGGTCACGGACCCGGGCGGGCGCGGCGCGAAGGCGCTGGACGTCGACTACTACGGGCAGCCGTACAAGCTGATGACCAGCGCGATCCTCTACAAGCAGGCCTCGTTGAAGGGCTTTCCGCGACTCTTCTACATCGCGCCGAACGTCCGCGTCGAGCCGCCGGAGACGGCTTCCACGGGCCGGCACCTGGTGGAGTTCCACCAGATCGACGTGGAGCTGGCGGGCGGGACCCGGCAGGACGCCCAGGAGATCGCTGCCGGACTGCTGACGCACGTGGTGGAGCACGTGTGGACGGCGGTGCCGGAGGTCCTGCGCGAACTGGGCCGGGACGAAATGGACTTCGCGGAGCTGCGGTCCGGGAAGTTCGACGCCTGCACCCACGGGGAGGCGGTGGCCCGGCTGCTGGGAGGGGGCCACCCGCAGAGCCCGGACGCCGAGATCGACTGGGCGGGCGAGGAAGTGCTTTCCCTGGAGTCCGACCGGCCGTTCTTCATCAACGACTACCCCAAGGGCTCGCGCGGGTTCTACGACCGCGAGGATCCCGAACGCCCGGGCGTGCTGCGGAACTTCGACCTGATCGCGCACGGCGGGTACGGGGAGCTGGTCAGCGGCAGCGAGCGCGAGTCCGACTACGCGACGATCGTCACCCGGATGCGGGAGAGCGGGGAGAACCCCGCCAAGTACGCCTGGTACCTGGACCTCGCCCGCGAGGGCATCGAGGCCAGCGCCGGCTTCGGCATGGGCTTGCAGCGCCTCGTCCGGTTCCTGACCGGGCTGGACGCGTTGTGGCAGGTCAGCGCCTACCCGAAGCTGCCGGGGGTGATCGCGCCGTGA